From the Tripterygium wilfordii isolate XIE 37 chromosome 6, ASM1340144v1, whole genome shotgun sequence genome, one window contains:
- the LOC119999521 gene encoding ethylene-responsive transcription factor ERF011-like — MEAGECCSTSASAAEKRKERNEDKPYRGIRMRKWGKWVAEIREPNKRSRIWLGSYSSPVAAARAYDTAVFYLRGQSGRLNFPDLVFQEDELHDMSAASIRKRATEVGAKVDAQQNIQSSETKSSRVNEKPDLNQYPNPENSDED; from the coding sequence ATGGAAGCAGGAGAGTGTTGTTCAACTTCAGCGAGTGCAGCAGAGAAGCGAAAAGAGAGGAACGAAGACAAGCCCTACAGAGGGATAAGGATGAGGAAGTGGGGGAAGTGGGTTGCGGAGATTAGGGAGCCTAATAAGCGGTCCAGGATTTGGCTCGGCTCTTACTCCTCCCCTGTAGCCGCTGCGCGAGCCTACGACACCGCTGTGTTTTACCTCCGCGGGCAGTCTGGTCGGCTTAATTTCCCCGATTTAGTCTTCCAAGAAGACGAACTTCACGACATGTCCGCCGCTTCAATACGCAAGCGAGCCACCGAAGTTGGGGCTAAAGTGGACGCTCAACAGAACATCCAATCTTCGGAGACTAAATCGAGTCGGGTTAACGAGAAGCCCGATTTGAACCAGTACCCGAACCCGGAAAATTCGGACGAAGATTGA
- the LOC120000509 gene encoding WUSCHEL-related homeobox 4-like isoform X1: MGISMKVHQFARGFWEHEPPSLSLGCKRLRPLAPKLNTTNSDSITPFDLKSFIRPNSGPRKLGSDDDKRDSTPQMQVETHPGGTRWNPTQEQIGILEMLYRGGMRTPNAQQIEQIAAQLGRYGKIEGKNVFYWFQNHKARERQKQKRDSLGLSHSPRSTQAASITTTITLDSRGEVEREGDSPYKRKCRSWVLESLELEEGREGEGDGTLELFPLHPEGR; encoded by the exons ATGGGAATAAGCATGAAGGTTCATCAGTTTGCACGTGGATTCTGGGAGCACGAACCACCCTCCCTCTCACTTGGCTGCAAGCGCTTACGCCCTCTTGCTCCTAAGCTCAACACCACCAACTCCGACTCCATTACTCCTTTTGATCTCAAAAGCTTCATTAGACCCAATAGCGGACCCAGAAAACTTGGCTCCGACGACGACAAGAGAGACAGTACTCCTCAA ATGCAGGTTGAGACGCATCCAGGAGGGACAAGGTGGAACCCTACGCAAGAGCAGATAGGAATACTGGAGATGTTGTATAGGGGAGGAATGAGAACTCCCAATGCACAACAAATAGAGCAAATTGCAGCGCAGTTAGGGAGATACGGCAAGATTGAAGGGAAGAATGTGTTTTATTGGTTTCAAAACCACAAAGCTCGAGAGAGGCAAAAGCAAAAACGCGACAGCCTTGGTTTAAGCCATTCTCCAAGATCAACTCAAGCTGCTTCCATTACCACAACCATAACCTTGGATTCTAGG GGAGAAGTGGAAAGAGAAGGAGATAGTCCATACAAGAGGAAATGCAGGAGTTGGGTACTTGAGAGCTTAGAATTAGAAGAAGGAAGAGAGGGTGAGGGAGATGGAACTCTTGAGCTCTTCCCATTACACCCGGAAGGAAGATGA
- the LOC120000509 gene encoding WUSCHEL-related homeobox 4-like isoform X2: protein MGISMKVHQFARGFWEHEPPSLSLGCKRLRPLAPKLNTTNSDSITPFDLKSFIRPNSGPRKLGSDDDKRDSTPQVETHPGGTRWNPTQEQIGILEMLYRGGMRTPNAQQIEQIAAQLGRYGKIEGKNVFYWFQNHKARERQKQKRDSLGLSHSPRSTQAASITTTITLDSRGEVEREGDSPYKRKCRSWVLESLELEEGREGEGDGTLELFPLHPEGR from the exons ATGGGAATAAGCATGAAGGTTCATCAGTTTGCACGTGGATTCTGGGAGCACGAACCACCCTCCCTCTCACTTGGCTGCAAGCGCTTACGCCCTCTTGCTCCTAAGCTCAACACCACCAACTCCGACTCCATTACTCCTTTTGATCTCAAAAGCTTCATTAGACCCAATAGCGGACCCAGAAAACTTGGCTCCGACGACGACAAGAGAGACAGTACTCCTCAA GTTGAGACGCATCCAGGAGGGACAAGGTGGAACCCTACGCAAGAGCAGATAGGAATACTGGAGATGTTGTATAGGGGAGGAATGAGAACTCCCAATGCACAACAAATAGAGCAAATTGCAGCGCAGTTAGGGAGATACGGCAAGATTGAAGGGAAGAATGTGTTTTATTGGTTTCAAAACCACAAAGCTCGAGAGAGGCAAAAGCAAAAACGCGACAGCCTTGGTTTAAGCCATTCTCCAAGATCAACTCAAGCTGCTTCCATTACCACAACCATAACCTTGGATTCTAGG GGAGAAGTGGAAAGAGAAGGAGATAGTCCATACAAGAGGAAATGCAGGAGTTGGGTACTTGAGAGCTTAGAATTAGAAGAAGGAAGAGAGGGTGAGGGAGATGGAACTCTTGAGCTCTTCCCATTACACCCGGAAGGAAGATGA